The Candidatus Coatesbacteria bacterium genome window below encodes:
- the dprA gene encoding DNA-protecting protein DprA translates to MRFRQLVERLGSAREVLNAPQGRLIGVHGIGNHVARSIIEHRGGLAEAVAADLERMKRYPDLGLLLYPDADYPPPLKDLHDPPMVLYCRGSWTEEDRRAVAVVGTRRTTAYGRSMAAKLGRDLARAGFTVVSGCAAGIDLNTQRGALAADGRVIGVLGNGIDKVFPAGARDVYELIAQRGALLSEFPLGVEPRAENFPRRNRIIAALGLATVVVEAPERSGALITAKYAAELGREVLACPGNALSPSNRGSHALLKDGAGFCEDFNDVLNALNTPSQEWLIREGRIEAPPELAGDEAVVHEQLAHEPVHLDELSESCGLERGALLQTLLALEFKGLCEQLPGMYYRRPF, encoded by the coding sequence GTGCGCTTCCGACAACTGGTCGAACGCCTGGGCAGCGCCCGCGAGGTGCTCAACGCACCCCAGGGCCGGCTGATCGGCGTCCACGGCATCGGCAACCACGTGGCGCGCTCGATTATCGAGCACCGCGGAGGATTGGCGGAGGCCGTGGCGGCGGACCTGGAGCGGATGAAGCGCTATCCGGACCTGGGACTGCTGCTCTACCCGGACGCTGACTATCCCCCGCCGCTCAAGGACCTCCACGACCCGCCGATGGTGCTCTACTGCCGGGGAAGCTGGACGGAGGAGGACCGCCGGGCCGTGGCCGTGGTCGGTACGCGGCGCACGACGGCCTACGGGCGCTCGATGGCGGCCAAGCTGGGCCGCGACCTGGCCCGGGCGGGCTTCACCGTGGTCTCGGGTTGCGCGGCGGGAATCGACCTCAACACCCAGCGCGGGGCCCTGGCCGCCGACGGCCGGGTCATCGGCGTACTGGGCAACGGCATCGATAAGGTTTTTCCCGCCGGCGCCCGCGACGTCTACGAGCTGATCGCCCAGCGGGGCGCCCTGCTGAGCGAGTTTCCCCTGGGCGTCGAGCCGCGGGCGGAGAATTTTCCGCGGCGCAACCGCATCATCGCCGCCCTGGGGCTGGCCACGGTGGTCGTCGAGGCCCCGGAACGCTCCGGGGCGCTGATCACCGCCAAGTACGCCGCCGAGCTGGGGCGCGAGGTGCTGGCCTGTCCGGGCAACGCCCTCTCGCCCTCGAACCGGGGCTCCCACGCCCTGCTCAAAGACGGCGCCGGCTTCTGCGAGGACTTCAACGACGTTCTCAACGCCTTGAACACGCCCTCGCAGGAGTGGCTGATCCGCGAAGGGCGCATCGAGGCCCCGCCGGAGCTCGCCGGCGACGAGGCCGTCGTCCACGAGCAACTGGCCCACGAACCCGTGCACCTGGACGAACTCAGCGAGAGCTGCGGTCTGGAGCGCGGCGCCCTGCTGCAAACCCTGCTGGCGCTGGAGTTCAAGGGGCTCTGCGAGCAGTTGCCGGGGATGTACTACCGCCGACCGTTTTAG